From Podospora bellae-mahoneyi strain CBS 112042 chromosome 5, whole genome shotgun sequence:
GAGCCAGGATGGGACAGTCAGGAAACAAGCAACACGAACCGAAAACAGAAGCTGCAAGTTGTCGAAGCCAAGACGGACCAGCTTCGGGCAATAGGAAGCACTTGCCGGCAAGCAGCCAGACGACATGTCAGTAAGCTTGGGGAAAACCTCACGCCAAGACTGATATTAGGCAGATTAAGCACTTCCGCTGATGCCCGTTGCTGTCAGTCGCTGCCCTCCTTCACTGGCGCTTGGCGCTTGGCGCAACATCATCCCGCCCTTGGCTGCATGGCGTCGACtggggaaaggaagaaggaaggaagcATGCCGCTAGGAGCAAGCCACAGGAACAGGAAGGATGAAACGAGGGTGTGCGGGGccaaaagggaaaggaaagcgGCAGTGGCTTTGTTGGCGGTTTCTCCCCTGTATGACGTTCACTTGAACTTCTCTCCTTGGTTCTGCAGCGTCTTGATTAGGACCAGAGCCCACATGTCAGGATGAACGCTTGCAAGAAGCTACCAGGGTTTGGTCAGAGAGGGTGATAGGGGTAGCGATGCTCATCATGTATGGCAGTGGCCTTCTATTTTATTAGGTACTACAGCATCACACCGGCGACTGCATTCCAGCAAGTCTTTCCACCCAAATATTGCTATTAATGCAAAAGAAATCTGCAGTTTTCCTCCCTCACGCCATTTTGACTGTTCCCCAAATATCCTCTGCTGCTTACTGTTGGCCTGTGACAGCTACGTAGAATAGACTCGGAGTCGCTCCAGGTTTGAGTAGTCGGCACTCAACACTGAACATGCATAACTCGTGTGACACAGCCAATGAACAAAGACGCGCCTAGATATAACCACCGGGATTTAACTGGCCGGCCGGTGCTTAACCGCAACTACCGTATAACAGTAAGCATAAAGGTGAGCGCTATGATGTGTTGAGCGTGAGTTCTAGATCCGCCATGTCGTCGGGTCGGGGGCCTCGATGGATATTTTGACGTTATCTAACCTTTATGTGGCGCCTGTGGTTTGGGGGACGGTTTGTATCTGCAGAGGAAGGAGCGTTTGAAGTTTAAAATTGTGGGTGGGACTGCCCTAACATCCAATGCGACAAAGCGAAGCCAAAAACACACAACCATCTTTGTACgcctttccttttctttaCCACCAAATAAGGTAACGTACCCATCACCCTGGCCGTACCCCGTCCATAAAAATGAAAGGGCTGTTTGTGCGGCTTCGCAAGCTCTGGAAACGAGCCTGCGGGCCGCTCTTAAATAATATGCCCAAGGGTCTACAGCCAATTCAAGAATTGATGGGTACAGAATCTAAGGAAACTCCTTTCTGTAATTGCTTTTACGTAATGCACTCAAACTAAACAGAAATCTTGTACTGCCACTCCCTTCTCTTTCAGTTGTTGCATACTTATTTCATATCTCAACTCGCCACCCGAACTTGTGAAAGTATCAACAGCTTCAAGGCCTAGCCCTAATCTTTCGATCCTTGGATCCTTGATAACGACCTCTCCTGTCCGTTCATCCAAGATGGACAGGCTGCCTCGATTGCTCTCGTTGAATGCATACACCTGCCGCTGATAACTTTCGAGTGGTCCTAAGAATGGCTCGCCAGCCATGATACCATGCATGAAGGCGTCTCCAACAAGTTGATAGAACTCACGATGCCTGTCTTTTTCTGTTGCACGCAAGATTAGAGGGGTGTCTGTCCCGAGGAAAAGACATACGATGTCTCCTGGCTGTGTTGCCTTGGGTCCAAGCCCAAATCTGCCATCAGATGTCATGAAGTACTGGCGTCCTTGAACCCAGGTCGTCATGTGTTTTCCTAGGAGTACCAAGTTTGTGTCCACATTATTCTCCTCACGAAAATCCTCAGATGTGGTCAGGACTTTGCGCAGCATGTCCGTCACGTCAGACACAGGCAGGTAGTAGTTTTCCGGTGGAATAAACGTCTCTCGAAAGCGGCCTGCGCTGACTGCCCGGCTCATGCTTTCTAGGAGAATTGGCTGTTGCACAGCCGTCACTTTGGCGAAAACATCCCTGAAGAGCTTTCGAAAGCTGGCCAGCGTGGCAAGAGGAGTGGTAGTGTCGTCTGGCAGGGCCGTAACCGTGATTTCCGCGCACTGGACACCAACCATAGACAGAAATGTCCCCTCCAGAGACGAATCCGTGACAACCGCAAGAAAAGTCTCTCCCCCAGAGCACGGCAGTCCATACATattcctctccatctcataAGACCAATCCGGAATCCAGCTCGGCCACCACTTTgaccccccttcctcgtcttTAACCCCCGCATGCGCCAAAATATCCCCCTTCCTAGTCGCCTGGATATacttcaacaccacatccccatACACCTCGGCAACAGAAGCAGTATAATCCGGCCTCACAAGCTCCGcagcacccccctccctctcaaacccactcagcagcctcaacagTGCATAAAACTCTATCTCTTGGATCCTTGCACTTCATCTCCTCGCAGTACGTCCGCATTTCTGTCAGGTTGATAGGGAATCTAGGCCTGCACATTGCAACCACCAGCCAAGCCCTATCAGTCCGGCACAGCTTCGCCATCGGGCTAGGCCCTTCAGAGTTCTTGACGTTGGTGCAGTAGACCGCATTGCGGAGGTCGAggcgggagatggtggaaTGGCCAGCTTGGAATGTTGCGTTGTTTGCTAGTGCTTGCTCTTGTAACACCCAGAGTCGTTCAAACCAAGACCGGTTGAGTAATGCTTCGACGGCGTTGGCGTCGCGGGGTGTGTAATGCCCGTCGTCAGGAAAGGGGGCGTCAATGTCGGCGAGTGAGGGGTCGCGggcgttgggggtgggtgtcATGGATTGCATGTTCCAGTCAACGGTGACTTGGGAGCCGATGTCTCGGAGGATATTCAGTGCGTGGTTGCTATCGTCTGCTTCGGGGCCGAGCCAGATGACGACGTGGGCTGCTTTTTCATAGACGTCGCCCATGAAACTGACTTGGTGGCCTTTTTCGGTCCAGTCGTTTTGGTTGATGCAGATGGCGTCGATCCAGATTGTGCGCGGGCTCGAGGGCAGACGGAGGTGTCTGAGCGCGGTGGCAAGGTTTTGGGTGACGAGCATTGTGTTGTGTTTTGTTGAGCCGTCAGCGTCGATCGTGATCATGGCGATTGGAGCCGGGTCGGCTTCGGAGCCCCATACATAGGACAGAGCTTCGTAGGGTGTGATAGCTTCATCTTGAATGTCGATGCAGGCTGGTTGATTCGTAAACGATAGGCAGATCGGGGCTGTCTTGTCTTCGCTCGGGTGGATAGACAAGAGCCGGATGAGCTtggctggaggggggggaaggggtcggTATTGAAAGCTTGTCGGCACCATCTTGTGACAAAATTTGACAGTAGGGAACTGACTGTCAGTGGAAGTCTTAGAGATCAAGTAGACCTGTGTGAATCTGATCCAATGTGGTCCTCGAAAAGTGTGGATTAGCACATCAACCCTCAAACTGCCTAAAAAGCGCAAATGGGAGAAAGCCTTCGGCACTgacacctcaccaccgccttctGGAAGCTCATTGGTCGAAAATGCGGGGCTTTGAGATGTCATGCATTCCTCTGGCCCGATTAGAGGTGTTTGGTATTGGCAGACTGTTGGTTTGTGGTGCGGTTTCAGTTTCATCTGTGTCGATCCCAAGAGTTTACGTGGATGATAAGTAGTGGACGCACACCAAAAATGGACTCACAAATCGAATATTCAAACTGGGATAGAGATATATATTGAAACCGAGAAGACTGCAAAGTAGGTAGTTTAAGCCGAAGGACCGTGATTCATACTAACGCTATTGGCCACAGTAACCATTGATCGTGCTGCGAGAAGTGGTGTCCAGGGCTAGGTGAACTCGAAAGGCGTAACATTTCCTTGATTTGGTATGGAATTCTGTTCCCGTCCCACTTGATGAGGGTTCCGTTGTCCTGGGGCGTAATGTCCTTGAATACCCTCATTAAGCCAGCAATACAGGTTGTTATAtcgtcaaccccatcccaccctGTGAGCCGGGTCGAGATGAATCCAGGCTCGACATTCACCATCGTCTGCTTTCGTCCTTCCTTTTCCCACTCACGTGCCATGGTGACAGTGCCTTGGTTGAGAGCCGTCTTCGCCATACGGCAGGCCATGCATGTACCAAAAGAGTTCTCTTTTGTCTTGTTAATGCCAGCTTGCCTCATTAAACGGGGTAACGAAAGGATAGGCAAAGATGATTTGGCTATAAGAAATGACATTGAGGGCATAACAAGATGATATATGAAGATGAGTCGGGCTTCCATCCTATCATGGGGAAAGAAAGTGATATGGCAGGATCTTGAGAGTCTACTCACTTGAAACTGAGCCAAAGGCGGAGGAAATATTGACTATCTTTGTGTTATCGCCAAGCTCCCAAGCTCGGGAGGAAGTGCCCGATGGTAAGGATAGGGCCAACAGCCATTACGCGGAACTtcaccttcatctccccTGTTTGCTCCTGCCATGGCTTTGGATGAGGCGAGAGGCCACCAacgttgatgaggaggtcaagaggtCGATCGGCACCGTACAGAGCCGCTTCTCGAGAGATGGTGGCTTCATCAAAATAATCTAGCTCCAAGAGTCTCACACCTGCTTTTTCAAGCTCCACAACCGTCGGATCCTTTTCTGTGCGTGTTTTGGGCCGAACGGTGGCCGTAACGTCCCATGACTCCTAAATAAATGCCTTCAGGAGATTGTTTCCGATCCCGCGGTTTGCCCCTGCAGCTCTTGGTGTCAGTGGCGTCGGCGCGTGGTTATCTGAGTGTTGATTGGGGAATATCAGTTTCAATTCTGTGTTGCACGGGGTACCAGCACTTACCCACGATAAGAACagtcttcctcctcatgcTTCCAAGTTGCCTGAAGGCTCGGACAGCGTTGGTGAGCAGGTGGGATAGGCTTGTATAAAGCTTAGACTCTGTCCATCAATTGCTCGGATAGTTTATATGGATGAATAGAGCCGTACTTGGTAAAGATGAGATATTGAAATAGGAAGAGGAATATAATGTGCTTCATTATGAGCCCGATGAAGGTCGAGGAAGTCCCCGAAATTTACCATGACCGCATTGTAGATGGGTAAAGAATCAGGTTAGGAACGTACCAGCTTGATGCAGATGAAAGATAGGCGTCGAGCATCATCCCAAAATGAAGCTTGGGGCCGTGGACTTGATAGGCCTATATGTCTTGTTCAGGGTTTTGTTGACTTTTAAGATAGGGGTTATCAATTtcggtggtgggagggatgTCGCAAATATGTGAGAAGATATGAACGCTGAAACTCACTCTCATATGAACGCTGAAACTCACTCTCAAGTTCTCTGATTCAAGTCAGGTGATACCTAGTGTGACCTGCTGTCACCGTTTTAGCATGGACGCTACTGACAGCCAATCATTCCTGCTCGGTGAGTTGGGTTTCCAACTGACTGTTACCTGAAAGTGGGCAGCTATGCAGAAACACTAGGCCTTGTCCCGGGCCTCAATATCTTAGAGCACAAGTTAGGTAGCACCTTTCACAATTGGTGCCGAGTCACTGCAGGTCTATGGGTCGAATCGTTATGAGTTTGGATGACCTGATGACACCTAGAGGCAGCCCGGTATTTCCTAAGCTTGGGTGACGAACTTCCGCCAAGAGTGGCACTTTAGGCATTGCACCCTGGTGCACTCTTTCAGGGCACCGCATGGGGGTTGCCTGCAAGGCTCAGAGGACTTCGACCTACTCTTCAGGTGCACGCCCCCGGGCATGAGATGTGGTTcacacccctccatcaactTTCGTAGGTACTCTCCATCATTGGCGCTCAGCCAGCCAATATCCATTGCACCCCAAGGAAATTTCATTTTGTACCCAAACCGCCTGCCCCTACACACCATCACAAACACAAGCCTGGAATAAAACGCGGTGAGGCTGCGTTGAGGGCAGAACTCACCTCAattcctccccacctctAGGGTCTTTAAGGCTCTCTCACGGCACGTGTCTCATCGACAGGCGTACTGAAAGTTACATTCCCAATCCTTTCAAATGATTCGACATGGCACATCACAGCATATCTCCAAGAACTGGTTAGTGACACTTACGTAACGTTCAGTCTGCATACCTATCTATGCAAGTCAAATGCTGGCGGAAGCCCAAAGAGCCTTGTTAATTATTCTAAGCCTCATCCCTAGCATTAAATATGAGGCCGTCCCCGTCTTGGTAGCACGAGTTTCTCGACTTGTCTTTGGTTTGATCGATTTCATCAGTTTCCCTGGATATGTTACTTTTTTCCGGCGACAAATCCTCCAATCATGGAGATGTCAGATGTTTCAACccaaccatctccaacaggTCCAGGTTCCCTTGTGACTAACCCAGGTATGTTTTGTTACCCAGACTcgggtacctaggtactttatttaattaaccgCTGGTAGTCGCGAAGTACTGACGTCTTAAACTTTTCCAAAAGGCTCTAGACCAAAATGTCAATTTGCTGATCAGATCCGCTCATTTGCTGACAGAACCCCAGAGGGTTATCTCGTCCCCCTTGGAACTGTGTCATAATCTGTCATGACGCGAAGCTCAACTGACTTTCCGCAAGACATGGCGTGTGAGCTTGGCAGATATATTCCTTTGGACAGTGCTTTGAAGACGAGATCATCAGCTCAGTTGTACCGAGATTACAGAACTATCTGGCTTCATCCTAACCCTGCGCAATCTGTTCTCATCAGCATGGGGGAAGTATGTCCTGTCCCTACTGACCATACCTAACCACATCTTTTGGCACATCCTTTTCTCCATATGCTTTGCAAGAGAGCTCCGCCTTCCAGAAGTAATTGCGGCAAACGTGTGAATTTCGAATCCAGACCAGCGCAAaggacaccaccacagcttAGTCTCTTCCTTGAACTCGATAAACGACAGCTGATACCCGAGGCACCTTATGGTGAATCAAGACCTTCATGAGTTGATATCGATTTTGGTCCCAGGCCTCTATTCTAGTTTGCATAGCATTTAACGCTGTTGAGTGCTCTTGGTCTTCCAGCAAGCTACACTGTAGCTCATTTTCGTCTGCTGAGGACCAACCAAGAGCGTAGAATATGACCTCAAATTCCACTGTCCTGTTATTGCCATACGCTGGGACATAAGTCTTGACTGTAAACCGCATCGATCCCGAGTCCCATGGCCCATCACCAGTCACAAAGAACGCCCGGTCCTCGTCAGCGCATCGGCTCCACGGCCAGGCATCATACATACCCATTTCCAAGGGGTAGTCACCCTGAAGAGCATGTCTTCGACACTGAGCTATCAGACGCCTTATATCTGTCAGCGGCTCGGGAATTACTGGGGCCTCAATATCGGCCAGTTCGGTGAGCAAATACCGTGTTCTTGGCACCTTCGGCCAGTATATAGTCTTGTACTCGACAAACTCCCATAGGTTCTCCCTCGCAAACCTATCTGAGCCGCATGTTCGTAACCAGATACCAATCGGCCGTTTGATATCTGAGCAGTTGAGCGGCAGAACATAAGAGTATGCTCGTTTGCCTGGTATTGGGTCGGATAGGGCCTGGCACTGGATCTTGATACCGCTGTTCGTCATGGAAAAAACTCGCCTGTCGTCGTCTCAAGGTAGTTTGCTAAGGGTCTTCGATCCGGCGAAATACAGAGGTGATTCGGCGAGAACACCACAATAAAATCGGGCACCAGGGTGCATTTTTGTCTTTGTTGCTGGTGATACCCTCCAAGCGAAAATGCTGAAGTCGGCTGTGTATTTGATAATCTCTTCCTGTAACCGTCGAAAGGCCTCGGTCCCTTCACCATAAACCAGAGTCATGTTGACGTTAAAAGGCCCGAGCATACAGTAGGCCGTGTCCTCTATTCTTGTTGTGGTCCTGGAAGCCGCCCAGCTCATTTTTTGGGCAACCGACATGCTCGATAATGACTCTGTGTCTCAGGATGCCCTTATTGATTCCAGTAATGGAGACAAGATGGTCTATTAGCGTTTCTTTGTCGCCCTGTCCTTCCACTCCCCGTTGAAGAATACCACGTTTGCTGGGGCGATCAGCTCTTGGAGAGTCCATCCACGAGCAAACCACCGACATCGTGATAGAGCAATTTCCAAAGGGGCGACTCGCGGAGGCGGGAGGTCGGAAAGAAAGACGTAGCACACTGAGGATTGTTGGTACCACTGATACATGGACTTAATAGCCTCGGCTAGCTCAGCGCTGCTGGATTTGTCGATGCAACCGGTGTCGACCCAGGCGTATTGATATCCGTCCTTTTTCGCTATCCAACACGTCATATCAATCTTCTTGTAGCCCTTCTTGCTCCGGAACATCTGATATCTCCCGCTCTTCATGTCAGCTCAAGTcacctctccatcttcccacGTGTGTGATAGGATTGTGTATGATGGAATATCGTTGCTAATAAACTCCTCGAACCGGCCGTCATTGGTGTTGATAAGTCGCATCTTGATGGAATAGAGAGTATTCCAGCAGTGGTTGCCGGTGGAAAACCGAAAAGATCAACATGTTGAGATTTCAATACAAAGTATGTCTTTGGTTGGATGAAAGGAGGCCTTCTGCTGCGGCCGGTGAATCTGCCAAGTGATAGGTCTGAGAACAGCACTCGACACTACAGCTGACGGCTGGTGTTAATCAGAGCTCTCAGGCCCTTTGTTCGATTGTCAAGCAATGACTAAGTAAGATACATGATTATCACTCGCTCTCACATCAGAGTCATCTCTTAATACACGGTCATCAGTCCCGTCTTAAAACGACTCGACTTCATCCAAAcccttccacttcctcctGTCCTCAATTTCTCTCACTTGTTACCTTGAACACCCTTCTGCCATCCCATTAAACTaccaccatccccgcccACGCCTCCATCCCACAATCTTCACCTTCAAACTCcaactcaacaacccctcccgccagctccccaccaacctccgcggcttcatcaccctccaaacAGCCGACTTCCGCCTCGCGCTCGCCACCggcttccacctccatccctcccacatcaccaacagctcctcGGCCGTCCAGCCCTACGGCCCAGACGACATAGACAAGGAAGCCCAGCGGTCCTCCCAGCCCCTCTTCCGCTAGAAACGAACCTGGCAAATCACCAACCCGACCGCCTGCTGGGTCGGCCAGATCAGAAGATACGGAACCAGCCAGGACGAAGACCTCTGCCACGGCGACGTCATCCACTGGTTGACGACTTTGTGcgtgatgggggtggtggggtatCGACGGGGGGAGCTGAACGGGAGGATTTACAGGTACTTTCCTGACTGGGTGAGAAAATCGGAACATTACCCCAAATCAGCGATGCCGGACTATGCTATGTTGACAATGGGGTGGAGAAGCCGTTTGTGCCGTGGTGGAGTTGGACGGTCGAGACTAAGACACACACTGGGGAGGTGCCAGTTGAGACATCGACGCTTGTACTCAGAAACGGGAAATAGCCCCCTCACAAACATAAACAGACCCATCATGAAATTAACCTAAAATTGCCTCTCATCAAGCTGATCTTTAACACTACCAAACTTCCCAAAGAAAAAGTCTCTAACTAAATAAACACCCATCCATTTTGCAtccatccaaaaaaaaaaaaaaaaactcctATCATGCAATGCTGCCAGGGTATTCACCATGTAGTACCTACACaacatcccatcccccctcctcctcctcctcatctcgactcttcctccctctcctgcatCCACTCGGGCGCCAAATCAGCAACCACGGCCTCCTgctccgccagctcctcctccgtcgaGGCAGAGTGTATCGATCCATTCCCCAACGCCCGTTCAAAAAGCTCCTCGGGGctggcatcctcctcaacaacaacctcatcctcctccccggtTTGGGGCTCCCAAAGTGGATACCTAGGagactccccctcctctttgTGCTGACCAGCGAACTCAAACACCGATCCCATCTGGGACACAGGTTGATGCTCAGGAAGTATATCCACCGGGACAATCTTGCCCGATGCCTCAACAAAATACGCTACAGCAACTTGCTCCACCTTCCCGGGAACTTCAGGCTCTTGCGGCTctgctggcggtggggagtCAGGTTTCTCTTCATCGCGGCTAGACTTGGCCATGGTGTAAGTCGACTCGGAGTCAAATGCCGACGGCATAGGGGAGTCTTTGAACAGGGGTGGGAGTTGGCGGGGTGATTCCGACGAGAACTTGTCCTGAGAAGAGCTGTTGGTTTGAATGGGGATGGCGTTGGTCATGATGGCCGGGTTGGGCACCATGGTCGTGCGGGCGCCTTCGAGAACGAACTTTGTCGCGAGCATCTTGTCCATGCTGTGGCGCTTCATGAAGAGTGAGATGAGAAAGGCGGCGACGGAAGCGCCGGTAATGGTCCAGTAGACGCCGTGGAAGCCGGCGACGTctgggtgtgggaggtgtCAGTTTGAAGCTAGAAAAGAGCGGGGAAGGGGCGGTTGACTCACAGGCTTCGAGGGCGCCGATCCGGACAGGATCGGTAGGGTCCATGGCGGCCATCTGAACAACGAATGCCTCGGAGTCGTGAGCAATCTCCTCCGGCATGCCTAGCTcgtcgagcttcttgaccaTGAGGTTCTGAAAGACTGTACCACCGACTGCGACACCGATGGACATTCCCATGGTGCGCATGAAGGCGTACATGGCTGCGGCTCGGCCGGCGTCTTCGACCCGGCTGATAGCCTGGATGCCGACGTTGacgctggtgaggaggatgccaTGGCCGATACCGAAGACAGCGAGAATGACAGCCCagacgggggtgggggtgtcGGTGTCGAAGAAGTGGAGGAGACCGCAGccgatggcggtgatggcccAGCCAGACCAGATCGCCCAGCGGTAGTGGCCTGTTCGGGAGGAAATGAGAGAAACGACGATGCTACCGGGGAGCAGGAGACAGGTGACTGGGAAGATGTCGAGTCCGGATTGCGTCGGCTTTTCGAACCGAACCGCGGTGAAGTAGAAGGGAACGTAGTACAGCGCACAAAAGAGAATAAAGCCCTGGAAAAGAGCACAAGCATAGGCGGCAAGCGCGCTCCCACTGCAAAACAGCTGCGGCCTCAAAAACGGCTCCCTCGCCCCATAGCTCTCCCAAACAACACTCATGGCAACACTGagcacacccaccaccatgggCGCGATGACTTGCGCAGACGACCACTCAAACTGCACACCTCCCCAGCTCATGCCCACCAAGAAACTCGTCAACCCCCCAATAAACAAAAACCCGCCCAACCAATCCACCCTTGCAAGCTTGCTCCTCAAGCTCGTCCGCTGAGTCGTCAGCTTGACATAGCAAGGAATCAACACCAGGCCCAACGCGCAAAAAGGCAGGTTGATGTAGAAGCACCAGCTCCAGAATGCCTTCTcgacaaacaaccccccaatcaaGGGCCCCAGCACACTCCCCAACGCCCACGCAGCCAGCACCAAAGAAAAGTACTTTGGCCTCTGTCTCAGCGGCACAATATCCGCAAAAATAACCTGTCCCATAGTAATaatccccccaccaccaatcccCTGCACCGACCTCCCCGCAAAAAAGACAGTAAAGTTCTTCGCAATCGGGGCGCACAGAACGGTGCCGAGGGTGAAGAACAAGACCGAAAAGATGAGCATCTCCTTCCTGCCAAAGATGTCCGACAAGGCGGCGATGAAGGGCTGGCACACGGCGCAGGACAGGAGGTAAGATGTCCCTGCCCAGAAGGCGTCTGTTGCCGTCCCGCCGAGGTCGATGGCGAGGGTTGGGAGGACGGACACAAGGATGGTTGCGTCGAGGGCGACcatgagggagatgattgCGAGGGTGATCATGACGGCGTATTCCTGCTTTCCTGGTTTCCACTCGAGCTCTTGCTTGAGAGTGAGGCCGTGGTGGGGGTCTTCACCTCgctcgagggaggaggaggaggagggggtgtcgTCCCGGGATCGGGGCATTACTGTTAGAGatgggcggtggcggtgggttGGCATCAAGTTGTCTGTCGATGGGATATAGGGtcgggtggtgggaggtcTCGTAAAGGGGGAAGAACAAAAACCCAAGAGGGAAACTGGAAAAAGGAACGAGTGGCCTTGGACACGGGAGACTTAACACCGAAGCAGACAGGAGCTTGTCATGCGGGCTGTTTTGTTGCTAAGGGGGGAAAGCGTCTGTCCTCAGGATCGAAGAATTAAAAGAACCGGTGGGTAGGAAGGGGGGATATACCACTGCTtcagggggggttgggaggagtcTGTCGGTTCCGGTTTTCTTTATCTCTcacattcccctccttccGAAGTGTATGGACATGTGGTGAAAGTGGCAAGTTGTCTGTCTTGTTTGATGGCGATAAGGTGCCGAACCAAGATGCTACCGCACGTCAAGCGCAGGTGAGGTCAGGAAGGAATTAGCTCACAGTCATCTCAGTCCAGGAAACGCAACATTCGGTTCAAGCTTTCTGTTATGGCATGGAGTCACAGAGTTTGGGGATTTGCATGTCAGTGAGGGTCGGATGGGAAGAGCGGGCATGCCCAGGGGTAAACAGGCTTATAGCACCAAACGTCAGAGTGGGACTACTGCTAGATGTGTCTAGATACAGGTCACCATGCTGGATACGTGGACTCTCACGTGGCTAACGTTGAGTTGCACTGACGATTGCTGATATAGCGTACGTGAATGGCTGTTTGCagtggaggtgggtgagtgATACTCAGACTTGGATCACAGTATCACAACAGCCATTGATGGCAACCAATGGCTGATCACATACATCTTGGGAAAAATTACCAACAATAGCAATCCCAGACTCAATAGCGGTCTGTCATGAATAGATGGAAAGACAACGGTATATGGTAGGGTCACAACGGGTGGCGCCTCCCTCCCGCAGCGAACAGCCGTCCGCGTTATTGGACACAGCCCACATGGCGAATGGAAGACTGGAACGTCTAATTGGCGACGAGATTGGCCTGTGAGTGGCTGCAGCCGGTGTTTCAAAGAGAAGTTTCCCCCCAGCTGAAGCTGCAGGTGCAAGTTCCCCGCACTTG
This genomic window contains:
- a CDS encoding hypothetical protein (EggNog:ENOG503P5PW; COG:Q); this encodes MMLDAYLSSASSCLSHLLTNAVRAFRQLGSMRRKTVLIESWDVTATVRPKTRTEKDPTVVELEKAGVRLLELDYFDEATISREAALYGADRPLDLLINVGGLSPHPKPWQEQTGEMKVKFRVMASIFPPPLAQFQNSFGTCMACRMAKTALNQGTVTMAREWEKEGRKQTMVNVEPGFISTRLTGWDGVDDITTCIAGLMRVFKDITPQDNGTLIKWDGNRIPYQIKEMLRLSSSPSPGHHFSQHDQWLLWPIALV
- a CDS encoding hypothetical protein (EggNog:ENOG503P04U; COG:S), encoding MTNSGIKIQCQALSDPIPGKRAYSYVLPLNCSDIKRPIGIWLRTCGSDRFARENLWEFVEYKTIYWPKVPRTRVACWKTKSTQQR
- a CDS encoding hypothetical protein (EggNog:ENOG503P04U; COG:S); translated protein: MRLINTNDGRFEEFISNDIPSYTILSHTWEDGEKKIDMTCWIAKKDGYQYAWVDTGCIDKSSSAELAEAIKSMYQWYQQSSVCYVFLSDLPPPRVAPLEIALSRCRWFARGWTLQELIAPANVVFFNGEWKDRATKKR
- a CDS encoding hypothetical protein (EggNog:ENOG503P0JI; COG:U) gives rise to the protein MPTHRHRPSLTVMPRSRDDTPSSSSSLERGEDPHHGLTLKQELEWKPGKQEYAVMITLAIISLMVALDATILVSVLPTLAIDLGGTATDAFWAGTSYLLSCAVCQPFIAALSDIFGRKEMLIFSVLFFTLGTVLCAPIAKNFTVFFAGRSVQGIGGGGIITMGQVIFADIVPLRQRPKYFSLVLAAWALGSVLGPLIGGLFVEKAFWSWCFYINLPFCALGLVLIPCYVKLTTQRTSLRSKLARVDWLGGFLFIGGLTSFLVGMSWGGVQFEWSSAQVIAPMVVGVLSVAMSVVWESYGAREPFLRPQLFCSGSALAAYACALFQGFILFCALYYVPFYFTAVRFEKPTQSGLDIFPVTCLLLPGSIVVSLISSRTGHYRWAIWSGWAITAIGCGLLHFFDTDTPTPVWAVILAVFGIGHGILLTSVNVGIQAISRVEDAGRAAAMYAFMRTMGMSIGVAVGGTVFQNLMVKKLDELGMPEEIAHDSEAFVVQMAAMDPTDPVRIGALEAYVAGFHGVYWTITGASVAAFLISLFMKRHSMDKMLATKFVLEGARTTMVPNPAIMTNAIPIQTNSSSQDKFSSESPRQLPPLFKDSPMPSAFDSESTYTMAKSSRDEEKPDSPPPAEPQEPEVPGKVEQVAVAYFVEASGKIVPVDILPEHQPVSQMGSVFEFAGQHKEEGESPRYPLWEPQTGEEDEVVVEEDASPEELFERALGNGSIHSASTEEELAEQEAVVADLAPEWMQEREEESR